One window of the Epinephelus moara isolate mb chromosome 24, YSFRI_EMoa_1.0, whole genome shotgun sequence genome contains the following:
- the LOC126385755 gene encoding deoxyribonuclease-1-like isoform X6 yields the protein MKIAAFNAKNLGWKKVTNKTVVHYLTKIMSQYSVVVILEVMDKSGKAMQKLLKELNNNSSNKNCPYSMTASSRLGRDTYKERFVCFYREDDVKLKACHQYEDNQVGDVDAFAREPFILRFRCPSTKVKDLVLIPVHTKPKDSLKELDELHDVVNAVRKKWRTNKIMILGDFNADGRYLSKRKKKKIRISSAPYHWLIKDDVDTTTSNCNDHTYDRIVVYRKTMLDAVVPGSAKPFNFQKEFNLTDEQTLSISDHYPVEVELRTNQKAPAQEPMALPRTTKTTSIKRQTQKKGAQKKRRAKPAGAEKRKKIEAAGADKKKKKPEVAGAEKKKTKAKPAGAEKKKKTEAAGAEKKKKTEAAGAEKKKKAEAAGAEKKKKTEPAGAEKKKKTEAAGAEKKKAEAAGAEKKKKAEAAGAEKKKKAEAAALQKTKNMTGKRTRGPSSDTPAKRRRLEKCQSNRLSTSCLTQ from the exons ATGAAGATCGCAGCCTTCAATGCAAAAAACCTGGGatggaaaaaagtcacaaaCAAGACGGTGGTCCACTACCTCACCAAG ATCATGTCTCAGTACAGTGTGGTGGTGATACTGGAGGTGATGGATAAGAGCGGTAAGGCCATGCAGAAGTTACTTAAAGAGCTCAACAACAACAG CTCCAACAAAAACTGTCCCTACTCCATGACCGCCAGCTCCCGACTGGGACGAGACACCTACAAGGAGcgctttgtttgtttctacag agagGATGATGTGAAACTGAAAGCATGTCACCAGTATGAAGATAATCAGGTTGGAGATGTGGACGCCTTCGCCAGAGAGCCCTTCATCCTGCGCTTCAGGTGTCCATCTACAA AGGTGAAAGATCTGGTTCTGATCCCGGTCCACACCAAACCAAAGGACTCTTTGAAGGAGCTGGACGAGCTGCATGACGTAGTTAATGCTGTCAGGAAGAAGTGGAGGACTAAT AAAATTATGATTTTAGGGGATTTTAATGCAGATGGACGTTATCTCtccaagaggaagaagaagaagatccgCATCTCCTCTGCTCCTTATCACTGGCTGATAAAGGATGATGTCGACACGACGACGAGCAACTGTAATGACCACACCTACGACAG GATTGTTGTGTACAGAAAGACCATGCTTGACGCCGTCGTCCCCGGCTCGGCCAAGCCCTTTAACTTCCAGAAAGAGTTCAACCTGACGGATGAACAA ACTCTGAGTATCAGTGACCACTACCCTGTGGAGGTGGAGCTGAGGACCAATCAGAAAGCACCAGCACAAGAGCCGATGGCTCTGCCCCgcacaacaaagacaacatcCATCAAAAGACAAACTCAGAAGAAAG GAgcacagaagaagaggagggccAAGCctgcaggagcagagaagaggaagaagattgAGGCGGCAGGAgcagacaagaagaagaagaagcctgAGGTggcaggagcagagaagaagaagacgaaggcCAAGccagcaggagcagagaagaagaagaagactgaggcagcaggagcagagaagaagaagaag actgaggcagcaggagcagagaagaagaagaaggctgaggcagcaggagcagagaagaagaagaagactgagccagcaggagcagagaagaagaagaagactgag gcagcaggagcagagaagaagaaggctgaggcagcaggagcagagaagaagaagaaggctgaGGCggcaggagcagagaagaagaagaaggctgaGGCGGCagcattacaaaaaacaaagaatatgACAGGAAAAAGGACGAGAGGACCGTCATCAGACACACCAGCCAAAAGAAGacgtttggaaaaatgtcagtcaAACAGACTTTCAACATCTTGCCTCACTCAATAA
- the LOC126385755 gene encoding deoxyribonuclease-1-like isoform X3 codes for MKIAAFNAKNLGWKKVTNKTVVHYLTKIMSQYSVVVILEVMDKSGKAMQKLLKELNNNSSNKNCPYSMTASSRLGRDTYKERFVCFYREDDVKLKACHQYEDNQVGDVDAFAREPFILRFRCPSTKVKDLVLIPVHTKPKDSLKELDELHDVVNAVRKKWRTNKIMILGDFNADGRYLSKRKKKKIRISSAPYHWLIKDDVDTTTSNCNDHTYDRIVVYRKTMLDAVVPGSAKPFNFQKEFNLTDEQTLSISDHYPVEVELRTNQKAPAQEPMALPRTTKTTSIKRQTQKKGAQKKRRAKPAGAEKRKKIEAAGADKKKKKPEVAGAEKKKTKAKPAGAEKKKKTEAAGAEKRKKIEAAGADKKKKKPEVAGAEKKKTKAKPAGAEKKKKTEAAGAEKKKKAEAAGAEKKKKTEPAGAEKKKKTEAAGAEKKKAEAAGAEKKKKAEAAGAEKKKKAEAAALQKTKNMTGKRTRGPSSDTPAKRRRLEKCQSNRLSTSCLTQ; via the exons ATGAAGATCGCAGCCTTCAATGCAAAAAACCTGGGatggaaaaaagtcacaaaCAAGACGGTGGTCCACTACCTCACCAAG ATCATGTCTCAGTACAGTGTGGTGGTGATACTGGAGGTGATGGATAAGAGCGGTAAGGCCATGCAGAAGTTACTTAAAGAGCTCAACAACAACAG CTCCAACAAAAACTGTCCCTACTCCATGACCGCCAGCTCCCGACTGGGACGAGACACCTACAAGGAGcgctttgtttgtttctacag agagGATGATGTGAAACTGAAAGCATGTCACCAGTATGAAGATAATCAGGTTGGAGATGTGGACGCCTTCGCCAGAGAGCCCTTCATCCTGCGCTTCAGGTGTCCATCTACAA AGGTGAAAGATCTGGTTCTGATCCCGGTCCACACCAAACCAAAGGACTCTTTGAAGGAGCTGGACGAGCTGCATGACGTAGTTAATGCTGTCAGGAAGAAGTGGAGGACTAAT AAAATTATGATTTTAGGGGATTTTAATGCAGATGGACGTTATCTCtccaagaggaagaagaagaagatccgCATCTCCTCTGCTCCTTATCACTGGCTGATAAAGGATGATGTCGACACGACGACGAGCAACTGTAATGACCACACCTACGACAG GATTGTTGTGTACAGAAAGACCATGCTTGACGCCGTCGTCCCCGGCTCGGCCAAGCCCTTTAACTTCCAGAAAGAGTTCAACCTGACGGATGAACAA ACTCTGAGTATCAGTGACCACTACCCTGTGGAGGTGGAGCTGAGGACCAATCAGAAAGCACCAGCACAAGAGCCGATGGCTCTGCCCCgcacaacaaagacaacatcCATCAAAAGACAAACTCAGAAGAAAG GAgcacagaagaagaggagggccAAGCctgcaggagcagagaagaggaagaagattgAGGCGGCAGGAgcagacaagaagaagaagaagcctgAGGTggcaggagcagagaagaagaagacgaaggcCAAGccagcaggagcagagaagaagaagaagactgag gcagcaggagcagagaagaggaagaagattgAGGCGGCAGGAgcagacaagaagaagaagaagcctgAGGTggcaggagcagagaagaagaagacgaaggcCAAGccagcaggagcagagaagaagaagaagactgaggcagcaggagcagagaagaagaagaaggctgaggcagcaggagcagagaagaagaagaagactgagccagcaggagcagagaagaagaagaagactgag gcagcaggagcagagaagaagaaggctgaggcagcaggagcagagaagaagaagaaggctgaGGCggcaggagcagagaagaagaagaaggctgaGGCGGCagcattacaaaaaacaaagaatatgACAGGAAAAAGGACGAGAGGACCGTCATCAGACACACCAGCCAAAAGAAGacgtttggaaaaatgtcagtcaAACAGACTTTCAACATCTTGCCTCACTCAATAA
- the LOC126385755 gene encoding deoxyribonuclease-1-like isoform X8, translating into MKIAAFNAKNLGWKKVTNKTVVHYLTKIMSQYSVVVILEVMDKSGKAMQKLLKELNNNSSNKNCPYSMTASSRLGRDTYKERFVCFYREDDVKLKACHQYEDNQVGDVDAFAREPFILRFRCPSTKVKDLVLIPVHTKPKDSLKELDELHDVVNAVRKKWRTNKIMILGDFNADGRYLSKRKKKKIRISSAPYHWLIKDDVDTTTSNCNDHTYDRIVVYRKTMLDAVVPGSAKPFNFQKEFNLTDEQTLSISDHYPVEVELRTNQKAPAQEPMALPRTTKTTSIKRQTQKKGAQKKRRAKPAGAEKRKKIEAAGADKKKKKPEVAGAEKKKTKAKPAGAEKKKKTEAAGAEKRKKIEAAGADKKKKTEAAGAEKKKKAEAAGAEKKKKAEAAALQKTKNMTGKRTRGPSSDTPAKRRRLEKCQSNRLSTSCLTQ; encoded by the exons ATGAAGATCGCAGCCTTCAATGCAAAAAACCTGGGatggaaaaaagtcacaaaCAAGACGGTGGTCCACTACCTCACCAAG ATCATGTCTCAGTACAGTGTGGTGGTGATACTGGAGGTGATGGATAAGAGCGGTAAGGCCATGCAGAAGTTACTTAAAGAGCTCAACAACAACAG CTCCAACAAAAACTGTCCCTACTCCATGACCGCCAGCTCCCGACTGGGACGAGACACCTACAAGGAGcgctttgtttgtttctacag agagGATGATGTGAAACTGAAAGCATGTCACCAGTATGAAGATAATCAGGTTGGAGATGTGGACGCCTTCGCCAGAGAGCCCTTCATCCTGCGCTTCAGGTGTCCATCTACAA AGGTGAAAGATCTGGTTCTGATCCCGGTCCACACCAAACCAAAGGACTCTTTGAAGGAGCTGGACGAGCTGCATGACGTAGTTAATGCTGTCAGGAAGAAGTGGAGGACTAAT AAAATTATGATTTTAGGGGATTTTAATGCAGATGGACGTTATCTCtccaagaggaagaagaagaagatccgCATCTCCTCTGCTCCTTATCACTGGCTGATAAAGGATGATGTCGACACGACGACGAGCAACTGTAATGACCACACCTACGACAG GATTGTTGTGTACAGAAAGACCATGCTTGACGCCGTCGTCCCCGGCTCGGCCAAGCCCTTTAACTTCCAGAAAGAGTTCAACCTGACGGATGAACAA ACTCTGAGTATCAGTGACCACTACCCTGTGGAGGTGGAGCTGAGGACCAATCAGAAAGCACCAGCACAAGAGCCGATGGCTCTGCCCCgcacaacaaagacaacatcCATCAAAAGACAAACTCAGAAGAAAG GAgcacagaagaagaggagggccAAGCctgcaggagcagagaagaggaagaagattgAGGCGGCAGGAgcagacaagaagaagaagaagcctgAGGTggcaggagcagagaagaagaagacgaaggcCAAGccagcaggagcagagaagaagaagaagactgag gcagcaggagcagagaagaggaagaagattgAGGCGGCAGGAgcagacaagaagaagaaga ctgaggcagcaggagcagagaagaagaagaaggctgaGGCggcaggagcagagaagaagaagaaggctgaGGCGGCagcattacaaaaaacaaagaatatgACAGGAAAAAGGACGAGAGGACCGTCATCAGACACACCAGCCAAAAGAAGacgtttggaaaaatgtcagtcaAACAGACTTTCAACATCTTGCCTCACTCAATAA